The Oryza brachyantha chromosome 7, ObraRS2, whole genome shotgun sequence genomic interval TGTTATATGTTGCTAGCTAGGAGCAGGGAGGTGAAAGGATGGCCAATCAATGGCTGAATTAGAATCGTAATAATAACTATCTTCTTGAACCAACTACTGTTATCTTTGCTCTAATATACGATCTAAtggcaaaaacaaacaatgtGATTTTATGCGTGTCTTGCCCTGCAAAAGCTAATTAATGACCCTTCGTGGCCGTGAGTAAACAATAGCAGATTAACGAATAATTAGCGACCCTCTTGATGATCTTGCATCTGAAATTTCCTTGCAAGAGGGaaatcaaaccaaaccaaaccaaatcaaaGCTGTTAATTAAAGtcacagctagctagctagctcgatgGAAATGGCAGCATCCATATCAATGCGTTAATTCCTCCCCtcttcgccggcgagctgtTCCTTCGATCGATCTCCTCGATCTGTCCGCCGCtgcatgcatcgatcgatctgccgTTACGTCCTCGAACGAGAGAGATTgctcgctcgatcgatcgatcgttaCCCACCGAAATGAAGGCTAAGTAACGCACATCTGCATGCAGCTGGCTCTGGCTGTGGCTGGCTGGCTACCACCGGTTAACCGCGAGGCTAGCTGGCTAGACTGAATTAAGCCCTGAGAACTAGGAGAAACCGATGCAATCTGGCCATCATTTTGCAGAGTTAATACTGCCCCAGCTAATTAAGCTTCCGTTTTACTCCAGCTTTAATTTAGCTTTGTattgttatgatttatgaGGCTTTCTTGCTTCCAaggtgcatgcatgatgcatgttACATGCAGCCTGTGCTACTAGCTATGAATTAGCTGCTCATTTTGTGCTGCAATTATATAGTGGCGTTActgtttttagttttgtagcgcgtattttgtttcttttctgcaGCTAAAGCTGGATACAGTTAAGCATAGCCTGTGGTGGTCAGTGGTAACGGAAGGAAAATAAATTCAGTttcagaaaaaggaaaaaaaaaactaaagcaGGTACCTGAAAAAAAGGCCCGGTTATATGGTTTTAACTTACTAGGTACACCAAAGAATGAACTGTCAAGTCTGCCAGGTATACCGCACTGCCTATCGTGGACATATATGTGTAAATTGCATACTTTCTTAATTCGACACaattatttgacaccgttgaatAATTGGAAAATATTTATGGTGAATAGAGGAACATATTCtttgtattttctttattttacagaaaataatttatatttcatcgcttattaattaatttgtggaGAATTCCTTTCAAACAACGCGGATCGTGACCAATGTGTAGATCTAGTTAACTAATTATATGGTTCGAATGAACTTTTTTATCTTGAATACTTACCGACAGGTGagtctaaaaatatgtatttaaattGACCTCATCTCGAACATCGGGTCGCACGTGAGtccaaaaatatgtatttaaattGACCTCCTCTCGAACATCGGGTCACACATGAGTCCAACAATATATAACGAACTTAACGTCCTCTCTTATTATTGCTCATGCATTTATTTCTACCTTACGTGCAAACTATATATACGAGTGGTTTCGTGTCTTACAAGGTACTTCATGTTTAGCTTCCACGTGAGGAAATGCATGACTTCCGTTTCTTCGTAATGTTATCGTACATGTTGCATGTTCAAAGCggttaatacttttaattaaggTCGTTAAATTAACTACATATATAACGACGGAGATTGAGTTGCATGACTAAGCCTCACTTTCGCGCCATTTTTCCTATTCATTTAATGGTAATACTATTGATTTAAAAACTATcgattagagcaagttcaatagtatagccaactactagctccaattcatctatagtcaatctaatagccaatttatacaatagttacctataaaacatcaatacatggtcccacatgtcatacacatattttgtcttggagcccatatacagctggctacaaattagtagtccaccttcctcatctctcctcttttatctctttaaaatatacttatagctagcttatatcCCGCTATTGTACCAGCTCTTAAGAGCAagtaatagtatagccaactattagctctaatttatctataatcaatctaatagtcaacttatacaatagttacctgcaaaacatcaatacatggtcccatgtcatacacatattttatcttagagtccgtgtgcagctgactataaattagtagccaacctctcttctcctcccatcttatcttttaaaatatgtttatagctggcttatagtctgctattgtacctgctctaaccGCCTTACTCGGACTGTCGCTTTTAAATCTCTAAATCGAACGACGAGCTATTATACGTCGTTCCACCTCCACCTACGTAACCTCCTTATAGCAAGTTGTTCATTCTGACAATGGTAGCAAGGTGGCTGAATTAGGTCTGATTATCGGTATGGTTTAGATGTAGGAAAGATGAGAGTTCGAGGGGGAGTGGAAGAGTTTGTGAACGGTAGGGTTAGAGGACGGTCGAGGAGGTGACGGACGATTGTAAGAATTTGTGAACATTTCAAGGAATTGAAAGGTTGttcttttcataattttttactcGATTATACAATTTCCAACATCgtattatcaatttttttatatactaatttcacAGTGATGCCTGATCAATGGACCGAGATCCTCTTCTCGTTACGGTCACTAAAACGCGGATTCCATCCTTATACAgtctcacatgtcagtgactATAATGTCGGTGTTATAAAAGTAGAGGATGTTTAATTTATACCAAAGTTCAACCATAAATATTCCCATTTTGTACGATGCCTATTTAAGCACCCAAAAACTTAGCTCTACACGTCTTCTTCCTCACAGAACGCCTCAGTCCTCAAGCCCACACTGCCAAAACTTGCCATGATTCTCTCCATGGAGACTGCCCAAGAGAgctcgctcctcctcctcctctttccATCCGCCACCTCCGTGTTCCCGCCGCTCCTCTCCGTGATCGTCCTCGGCGCTTTCCTCCTCTGGCTATCACCGGGTGGGCCTGCATGGGCGCTCTCGCGGtgccgtcgcccgccgcccgGCCAGCCGGGCGTGGTCACCGTGCTCTCCAGTCCCGTCGCGCACCGCGTGCTCGCCGGGATGTCCCGCACCGTCGAGGGAGGGGCGGCGCTCATGTCCTTCTCCGTCGGGGTCACCCGCCTCGTCGTGGCGAGCCGTCCGGACACGGCGAGGGAGATCCTCGCCAGCCCGGCCTTCGGCGACCGCCCCGTGAaggacgcggcgcggcaccTGCTGTTCCACCGGGCCATGGGGTTCGCGCCGTCCGGGGACGAGCACTGGCGCGGGCTCcggcgcgcctccgccgcctacCTCTTCGGCCCGCGCCGCGTGGCGGGCTCCGCGCCCCAGCGCGCCGCCATCGGCGCGCGCATGCTCCGCGACGTCGCCTCCCTCATGGCCCACCACGGCGAGGTCCGCCTGCGCCGCGTGCTGCACGCCGCGTCGCTCGACCACGTCATGGCTACCGTCTTCGGCAAGCGTCACGGCGACCTCTCTCCCCAGGACGGCGCGCTGCTGGAGGAGATGGTGAGCGAAGGGTACGACCTCCTCGGGAAGTTCAACTGGGCCGACCACCTGCCATTGCTCAGGTGGCTCGACCTCCATGgcgtccgccgccggtgcAACAGGTTAGTCCAGAAGGTGGAGGTGTTCGTCGGCAATATCATACAGGAGCACAAGGCAAAGCGATCCGCCGGAGACGTCGCCGATGGCGCCTTGGGCGACTTCGTCGACGTTCTGTTAGACCTCCAGGGAGAGGAGAAGATGTCAGACTCCGACATGATCGCTGTTCTTTGGGTAAGTTTCGTCGTTGCATGTATAgcttgaaaagaaaattttcatggcGTTTTGATGGAGAAGAATACaagattcattttttttggattggtTTCTTGTGTGCAGGAGATGATCTTTAGAGGGACGGACACGGTTGCGATCCTGATGGAGTGGGTGATGGCGAGGATGGTGATGCACCCGGAGATACAGGCGAAGGCGCAGGCGGAGCTGGACGCCGTcgttggcggcggccgcgccgtgaccgacgacgacgtggcCAGCCTCCCTTACATCCAGAGCATTGTGAAGGAGACGCTCCGCATGCACCCGCCGGGCCCGCTCCTGTCGTGGGCGCGGCTCGCCGTGCACGACGCGCGCGTCGGCGGCCACCACGTCCCCGCGGGCACCACGGCGATGGTGAACATGTGGGCGATCGcccacgacgccgccgtctGGCCCGAGCCGGAGGTGTTCCGCCCGGAGCGCTTCGCGGAGGAGGACGTCAGCGTGCTCGGCAGcgacctccgcctcgcccccttcggcgccggccgccgcgcctgcCCCGGCAGGATGCTGGCGCTCGCCACCGCCCACCTCTGGCTCGCCCAGCTCCTCCATGCCTTCCAGTGgtccccctcctccgccgcagccGTCGACCTGTCCGAGCGCCTCAGCATGTCGCTGGAGATGGCGGCGCCGCTCGTGTGCAAGGCCACCGCTAGGCTCTAAGCCCTAGCcctacccgccgccgccgccgccgccatctacGTGCCCTAGCTATTGAGCTCGTGTCACTGCCTGCATTATTACCTATCCCATTATTGCATTTGCACCATCGTCCTCCTCGCATCCAAACTCCATAGGAGACTCGATCGTCTAGCCAATGAAGAaagctactactactgctaTCGCAACCGCATCTCAGCATCTTTGATTAATTAGCTCTTAGGGGTGTAGCCAATTTTGtctttcccaaaaaaaaaattgctttgtCAGTCTAAAGTTTCAATTTTTGTCAGTCTCTCAgtaatcgatcgatcgaggcaTTTTGTTTATGATTTATGGAAACTTTTGTGAGAgcttgtttaaattaatttgatgaaTTTCTGTTTGTTTGAACCTTTTTCTGGTATGCTTAACGGATTGTACTTTTGAGCATCTCTCCTATTCTGAACTCTCTCGCTCATGTATTAGCCATGCAATATTCTTCTGTTGCTCGCCAGTTCTGTCAGCGTCTTATGCTGTTATGCCATGCCGTTCATGGGAACTGAGTCAACTTCCAAATTGCTTCATCAGTTTGCTGTGAAATTAGCATATGGGTATATTGGCTTAGCTTATCTTCAGAGATCAGTGTGCATGTATATTAGCAAAGTTTTGAGACCTGTCGAAGTCTAAACACATGCTAATGATGCCTTATCATCAATATGTTTGTCAAGTTGGTACATCCTTTTCTTCTCTGAAAGTAAGAAATCAAGTTGATGTCCTTGGTAACAGCATTTTGATGCTGATCTGCATTAGGCTAAATCTCTGGATCTAGAGCCATTGCATCGCTCTAACATGTGTGCCTAATTGTAGTGCTTAGAGCATCAGGTTCATGTCAGCATCAAAATTTGCCCTATTGCTGCCTTATTTCGTATCGTCGACCCATCCTTGATCAATGTGGCCAACAACGATTTGTGAGTGCTGAGTTGCATCCACGTTGATCATCACCGGCAACTCGCTTTTTTGTTATCACAAGGGTTAATTTGTACCTTAATCTTCATAGATTTTTCATGGCCATTAGCTCATGCTAGTCATGGACTCATGATTAATTGCTGAGTATGCAATGAGTGCAGTCTTCAGGCTGTTACTGACAGACAGACCCAGACATCTGAAGACTGTGTTAAGGCTTCAGGCATCAGTCAAGATACACCAAAATGGCTGTTACTAGAAGGTGTGAATCACTCACCAGTCACCAAAATGGCTGAAGAAGTGATCTTGTGCATGCATgaaaccccccccccccatttGGTCGGATTGGAATCCCTCTGCACTCGACTTCCCTCTGCACCTGTCACTAATATGTGGGCCCGGAAGACGCTAGACCCACACGTCAGCGACGATATCCTCTGCGGCCCGGAAGACGCTAGACCCACACGTCAGCGACGATATCCTCTGCGGTCGACTGCAGAGGATCTAGTTCCCATTTGGTCATCACACATGTGACAtgcctctcttcctctttttcttgGAGCATCTCAAAGCGATGTCAAAAATTAATCtctaaaactgaattttgGAAATTAGGCTagcaaatatatttctaacaggttaccaaatacatttctaatatttacacatgcctAAAATTAGCTCACCTATATCCTAAATTTGGGTTAAAAACATGTGTTACTAGTAGTAACTTTtatgcctaatatttttttaagatgaatctaatacaagtttttgaaaataaaatattagcattctcttgAAAATATTCTCAGACCCAATTTTGGCATAGAACTGTGACCAGACAGGAATCTTGTATCCTTTCCCCAACGGAAAAAAGCCTCCATTCTCTGATATGATGCTCAGCATTGATATTCCTAATGAGGGGTTATTTTTGGGgtgtttagaagaaaaaatcaaacggtatatttataagtgGAAAATAACtcgtgaataaaatttttatatacgtgctcATAGCGatctagataaaaaaataaactttgataaaaaaaactccaaatttaaggttgaaaattcaaattttaggttataacccaaagccaaagccaaaagataaccATGCACAAAAGATGCTTCACTGTTGCACAATTACTATGcataattcatctataattaaATGTCGGtatatggaaaataaacttaatttcTCTATAGTAAATATCAGACATATAAAAAGTAAGTAATTTTCATCCTTCTTGAGGAAGTGCATGCCTTCTCAatggtgataaaaaaaaacttaataggGGATACCGAGAGTGACGACTTCCAAAGATCTCCAAATTCTCCTCATGGCGATCATTCACTCGACCACTTCTTCGTCTcgatctaaaataatttataaataaaacttttatatatatgttctaagcaatctaaaagttaagactgataaataaactacgataaaaaatcataaaatcaactttaaattaaaaattaaaaattcaaatttagtttataaaagtAAGAACATAGCTTTAAACAAaagtggaggaagaagaggatcTGAATTGGGTTGTTATCCATGGGAGATAAGGTTAAAAACGTTATGGAAAATTGGCCATCGTTTTCGTTCTTTTTTGACCGTTTTAGTAGATAACAGTATGAAACGGACATGAAAGCGGTAGTGTATTTTTTCTAATCATTCTGTCGGAATTCTGTATTAGGCCGGAAATTTCTGAAAATTGTTGGAAAAATTCCGAAAGCCCACGAATCTGCTAGCCAGCCCAagttaataagaaaaattttaaaaacacaaataaactCCCAGTTGGCCCATCAACCTGTTAACTCTCTAACCTAACTCCTCAGACTCACAGGCTCACCGCTGCGCTGCTTCCTGGCCtcgtgccaccgcgccgcTCCTGTGACCCTTAATTTGTAACGATGTGATTGACTATGGATGAACATCTGTTATATTGATTATCGAATTAATTATCAATTTAACATATTATCGTACTTTTAttaattatctatatttaataaaaatatatggtattAATTGATCTGACGTAAGTACGAAGTAGTAATATCAATCTGTCCTGGACTCAAACGTGTGGGGGCTAACAGACAGGGCCCAGCCCAACTACCACATGAAATTTGGTTTTCAATGGCACGACTTACACGTGTTCTTCCAGAAGCTTCTAATTGTGACCATCAGTGGAGTGTAATTAGGTGCTGGAATGAAATGAGTGGAGCTCACAACTGCAGAGATTGAATAAAAGAGGAGCAAGTGGTTGGTGCTGTGTAACACAAGCGCTATGCCTGGCAActtgtatttttgtatttttttccttttttagagATGGATAAACATGTCATATATGCTACTATCCCTAGTTGTCAAGTGGATTCATTTGGTGATTGGAAAGTGATCAGTGCAACCCAAGCTACACTAACCCAAGTGTAAATACCACCCTAAACTATGTTTCTGTTTCTAACATGAAAGCGTATTATTATGCGTAAATGGTAGTTTAGGTTGTTTTGTACtgctaaaattttactttgaaaATCCTTTGACCGATGTTTTTACTCTGAAGTaggtaaatttattttgttatacttTGGACCACGGCTATCTCTCTACATTTTGATGGATACAAGAGAGTTAGATGACCAAAGATAAAATCACTAGGTGCAAAGTGAaaatgttgattaattaaagaATGGTCCAAACACATACTCCAGTGATAAAAGGTGCTTAAAACTGCAATCGATTCCTATTTGATAAAGATCTACTAACATCAGTGGATCTTAATCTGctctagaaatatatttttttacaccgCAAGGACTTGATTGGCTTCAATAGTTTTCATAGAAAATTTGAAGGGTTCAAATAGTTACAGTAGTTTATTtagaagctttttttttttacaataggCTGTTTGGAACATAGGATGTAAGAATTCTTTGAATCGCATCCTTATGCCTCAATTCCGTAGGAATTTACGACATGAGATTAAatcacattatttttctttgagaaaTCTAATACATCTCTTCTCTATCTAAAATACACACGTTGCAATGTTAATTCCTAACACATCATTATTCAAATCCCAGTGTTTCACATTTCTAGAGGATCTGCCATCACATGCCATTCAATCATATCTTTTTGTATTCAGCCAcaagtatgttttttttaaccgcaaactaaaaaaaaaatattacctcCACCTTATAAAGAGTGTACTTTTGTACTATTTATCTTCAATGTTAATTGTCCatcttattagaaaaatatgattattatttttattgttactaaatgataaaacatgaatgatATATTACCTAGAGCAATGCTTCAGTGCATTACtgatagtattatactaccaataaaaCTAATCTCGTTCGttgattaaaaatgatattttttactttgttaattatttgatttgtatttgctaattatttgATCGCTtatattcttttcttcttccaatCTACATCGTTATGAGATTAGTTGTACATAGTCCAATCTGCATCGTTAATTGTACGGGATTAGTTCTGCATCGTTCAATCTGCCGTGGTATTCCATTAGGTAATTTAGGATCACAATAAGAAACAACAAGAAAGACGATATTATCCCCGTAAAATTCCTACTGCACCTAATATTATAcacataatattattggtactatattttaatcacagtcatccgataaaaatagataaacaatatggattaaattcCACTATAAGTAAAATGTATCGGAGTCAGcctctatttttattagacaCGTAAATCCATAAGTATACTTGCTatctccatcccataataaccttatttctcgtttttccgtgtccaacgtttgaccattcgtcttatttgaaaaatttttaaaaaacgtaaaaaaattagttacgtataaaatattattcatattttatcatctagtaacaataaaaatattaatctttaaatttttttcaaataagacgaatggtcaaacgttggacatggaaaaactaaaaatgagATTATTATTGGACGGAGGCAGTAGATTGGAACGAACAGATCAGGATCTCGGTGCAGTTGATAGGGTAACTTAAGTAGTTGCACTAGCACCAAAGGTTCAGGTCGATGGTCTACTTAGCATCATTTTACTGAAGCTTtaaaggatattttttttaatgtattatgaCAGTGCATACGGACCGTGGATGACACGGATTGATTGCAGTAGTTATAGTTCCAACTTCTAAGTGCACATGATCTCAGTTCGGGACGGATGTATGTTTTTTCTGGTCTCCCgtttacattttattttatctggACAAGTTTAGTTCAGAGTTTCACATCGTCGCcaactgaaaagaaaaaaagatgcagCACAGTTGGGTCACTGGCATGTGGGCCCGTCAAGAGTGATCTTCCCCAACCAACCTCTCCAAGCACCGCGGGTTGCTGTTGCTATCTCCTCATCAAACAGCCAGCATCCACCGCGATTGCTTGATTGCCTTCAGTGAGCTCCGGATCTCCGTACCTGGCcttcttctttgttttttctgctCTTCTTTGGGTAGGGAACTAGGAACCAGAGGCTCGGATCAGACCAGGGGAGGGAGGCCATGGACGAggacagcgccgccgccgccgccggccaccatgCGAGCCTTCTCGTCAAGGTGCGGCAGACATGCTGTTTCCCCTTGACCTATTATCAGCTCTTCTCTTGTGTATGTGTCTTTGCTGGGGCTCTTGTGGGGAGCAAAGTAGGGCGCAAATGTTGCGGCTTTATCGATcaagatttggttttttagtGCAAGGAGGTTGGAATTTAGGGGCAGCAGTGGATTTGGTTCTTAAAAAGAgtgagctaaaattttatatattttttagttcattttttttaaggttaAAGTAGGATTGTGAAAGGACCAATGGTCTtggcccattaccaccccGTGGGTCGTAAGCGAGCTTGAGGTACAAGAGTCTCAGCATTTCCAATTGCTTGCTGGTAACGAACTGTAGTTGAATGTTGTAATGGTGTTAGAAATGTGGAAATGGATGAAATATACGCACATTTTTGGGAGAGGATTAGAGATGTAGTCATGTtcattctttccttttcttttctttgtacTCCccccatttcatattataagactttctagaattgtctagattcatctatgtattaatgtatatgttttttatatttgtctacatttattagcacacaaataaatctagacaaggctagaaagtcttataacgtggaacggagggaatacGTAAAGACATAAAGTGCATTCGACTTGTTCCATCAGTAGCATCAATAAGCAAATGGCCGATCTGAAATTGAAAACTATGATGACTTCGAGATGGATCTTGatattgataaattttataaaacccCGAAGGTATTAAGCACATGTTTAATTCGTCTGGCGTATTTGTTAAAAGAATATTGAGTTTCAGATGATTGTAATTTGTTGTGGAATGCCATCAAATAAGCAGCTTGGGATTTACTCAGTCACACTCACATTGCGGTGCTTATGCTGATATGTGGCCTTCTAGCAGAACGATGCATCATGCTCTGGCGATGAATCACAAAGTCTATTGGAAGCACGGGAGTCACAGcttaaaactaaacaatccGACTGGAGAGCACCGCCAATCATTCTGGGTGAGTCTTGTTGTATAAGCATACCATCAATCcacctttttgtttttatatactaTTCTATAGAACAAAGCAACTTCCTactcaattttgaattttccttTCTGGCTCCTGGTATAAAGACGGCTTTTCAAGCCTTCATGCGTTCTTTATATATCACAAGTCCGTTTGATCTTTCCGATGTTATCTAATTATCTTCCCAGGTGACAGTCTCGTATTCCTATTTGTTGTGTGGCTACTGGCTATGGAGATAAACAAGATAGCTATGTAATAATTTCTATTTAAATAGTAAACAAGTGCCGTGTCCCCGTGTAGAAGCTCTGTTCGATGGCACTAACACAGTAACAAATCATGCAGGACTTGAATGCTTGGAAAGCATGGCATTCAACGGCATCGCCACGAATCTAGTTGTGTATATCCGCTCAGTTCTCCATGGTAGCATTGCTTCCAGTGCTTCAACTTCTTCCCTTTGGTACGGGACTAGTTTCTTTGTGCCTATACTTGGAGCAACCATCGCAGACACCTACTGGGGAAATTATAAGACTGTCTTAATCTCCTTTATCATGTATTTACTTGTAAGATCAGGGTGCCTTCACAGCTCCTCAATCTTATTAACATTTTGGTCTTCTTTGTTATGttagtaaaatattttcaaatattagaaCTACTCAAAAAGGTCATAGTGAAATACTTATGCATATTGCAGGGTACGATACTTATTACAGTTGGATCTTTGATGCCCTCTGCTCCTGCCTTGTGCAACACAGAATCATGTTCGTCAACAAATGAGATTAAACATCTGGTATATTTCTCAGGTCTGTATCTCACTGCCATTGGTTGTGGAGGAGTAAGGTCTGCATTGCTTCCACTTGGTGCAGATCAATTCAACAGCGGTAGCAGTTTAGATATGCAAAAGAGAAGGAATTTCTTCAGTTTTTTCTACATTTGTGTCATCTTTGGTGTGATTACTTCTGGTACCATCGTGGTTTGGATTCAAGAAAATGTGAACTGGGCGATAGGATATGGTATTGCCACTTCATGCATAGCTCTTGCTCTGATAGGCTTCTTGGTGGGAACACCATTATTCCGGCGAAATGAGCCCCATGGCTCCCCAGTAAAGAGTGTTTGCCAGGTCATTGTTGCCTCTTTTAGGAACATATCCTTGGAGCTTCCTGCTGATAGCTCTCTTCTCTATGAGATCAGGAGCAAGAGTGAACCAAGACTGGCTCACACTGATGATTTCAGGTACTTCTGTTTCTTTATGTATAGTTGATTCTGAGAAACATATGGCatttccccctttttttttaatcatgtcAGTTGATTTTATCATGTCCATGTTTGCTCAGTTGTTAATTACTCAGTGGTGATCAATCCTCAGGTTGTGTAGCTCATGCAGCTTATGAAATgaagataaaaacataaaatgttTAAAGCCTGAAAAACAATATACAATAGTAATTATTTGTTCATGATTGAATGTAATTTACGAGTGTTCCCTTTCCATCCTTTACTTTCATATAAGGTATAACTgcttagataaaaaaacttgctAATCCCAGTTCATTGTCTCAGATTCTTAGACAAGGCTGCCATAATGTCTGATCTGAACTTGGACCAAGGCAGCTGTACAAGTCCATGGAAGATCTGTACTATAACTCAAGTCGAGGAATTGAAAATACTAATCCGTTTACTTCCAGTATGGGCAACTGGGATATTCTTCTGTGCTGCAATCTCTCAAATGCACACCACCTTAATTCAGCAGGGAACTGTGATGAACACCACGATTGGCCCGCTTTCCATTCCACCAGCTTCCCTGTATTCGTTCGAAGTTATATGTGTGACGCTTTGGGTTTTTATCATGAACAAAGCCATTATACCAGCAACCAGAACATGCCTTGCAAATGGTGCAGAAATGACACAGCTGCAGAGGATCGGCGTCGGGCGATTCCTGATGATATTCGCCATGGCAATGGCTGCGTTTCTGGAAACGAAGAGGCTGGAGAGCGTCCGGGAGGAGGGCGAGCCGC includes:
- the LOC102722413 gene encoding cytochrome P450 78A5-like; this encodes MILSMETAQESSLLLLLFPSATSVFPPLLSVIVLGAFLLWLSPGGPAWALSRCRRPPPGQPGVVTVLSSPVAHRVLAGMSRTVEGGAALMSFSVGVTRLVVASRPDTAREILASPAFGDRPVKDAARHLLFHRAMGFAPSGDEHWRGLRRASAAYLFGPRRVAGSAPQRAAIGARMLRDVASLMAHHGEVRLRRVLHAASLDHVMATVFGKRHGDLSPQDGALLEEMVSEGYDLLGKFNWADHLPLLRWLDLHGVRRRCNRLVQKVEVFVGNIIQEHKAKRSAGDVADGALGDFVDVLLDLQGEEKMSDSDMIAVLWEMIFRGTDTVAILMEWVMARMVMHPEIQAKAQAELDAVVGGGRAVTDDDVASLPYIQSIVKETLRMHPPGPLLSWARLAVHDARVGGHHVPAGTTAMVNMWAIAHDAAVWPEPEVFRPERFAEEDVSVLGSDLRLAPFGAGRRACPGRMLALATAHLWLAQLLHAFQWSPSSAAAVDLSERLSMSLEMAAPLVCKATARL
- the LOC102722694 gene encoding protein NRT1/ PTR FAMILY 8.3-like, with translation MDEDSAAAAAGHHASLLVKNDASCSGDESQSLLEARESQLKTKQSDWRAPPIILGLECLESMAFNGIATNLVVYIRSVLHGSIASSASTSSLWYGTSFFVPILGATIADTYWGNYKTVLISFIMYLLGTILITVGSLMPSAPALCNTESCSSTNEIKHLVYFSGLYLTAIGCGGVRSALLPLGADQFNSGSSLDMQKRRNFFSFFYICVIFGVITSGTIVVWIQENVNWAIGYGIATSCIALALIGFLVGTPLFRRNEPHGSPVKSVCQVIVASFRNISLELPADSSLLYEIRSKSEPRLAHTDDFRFLDKAAIMSDLNLDQGSCTSPWKICTITQVEELKILIRLLPVWATGIFFCAAISQMHTTLIQQGTVMNTTIGPLSIPPASLYSFEVICVTLWVFIMNKAIIPATRTCLANGAEMTQLQRIGVGRFLMIFAMAMAAFLETKRLESVREEGEPLSIAWQLPQYFVIAGAECFTIITQLEFFHSQAPDSMKSMLTAFALLTTALGNYLSSAIITFIARVTRTWHGPGWIPDDLNEGHLDYYYWCLAVISSVNFIVYVYFASKYRLKKAVIQV